The Spirochaetota bacterium genome has a window encoding:
- a CDS encoding sigma-70 family RNA polymerase sigma factor, translating into MEGVEIRNFLLGYLSKDIAKTRVIDEDALVILKAKQGDKEAITKVINNNIRLVVKFVSRFTVQNDVFIDLINEGCLGILKAIKNYDFSKGVKFSSYASIWIKHQVLMYLSSNSMVKLPVRKKKVAKSLKLNFNDDCEFEDYLEKFNMSLNEYKNILSLNSIVSLSDDRVSFSVENSIPDETSDIDKKIENEYFRELINDKLSKLSPKERFVIERRYGLNNKDQMKLSDIAKLFNSTPEGIRYIEKKALKKLKVMLSDEISI; encoded by the coding sequence ATGGAGGGTGTTGAGATAAGAAACTTCCTTCTTGGTTATTTATCAAAAGATATTGCCAAGACTAGGGTTATTGATGAAGATGCTTTAGTGATTTTGAAGGCTAAACAGGGTGACAAAGAAGCAATAACAAAAGTTATTAACAACAACATTAGGCTTGTTGTAAAATTTGTATCAAGGTTCACTGTTCAAAATGATGTATTCATTGATCTTATAAACGAGGGATGTCTTGGTATATTAAAGGCTATAAAGAACTATGATTTCTCAAAAGGTGTAAAGTTTAGTTCGTATGCTAGTATATGGATAAAGCATCAGGTTCTTATGTATCTATCTTCAAACTCAATGGTTAAACTACCCGTAAGAAAGAAGAAGGTAGCCAAGAGTTTGAAGCTTAACTTTAATGATGATTGTGAATTTGAAGATTATCTTGAGAAATTCAATATGTCTTTGAATGAATATAAGAATATTCTTTCACTGAACAGTATAGTTTCCCTTTCTGATGACAGAGTTTCTTTTAGTGTTGAGAATAGCATACCGGATGAAACGAGTGATATTGACAAAAAGATTGAGAATGAATATTTTAGAGAACTCATAAATGACAAACTATCAAAACTATCTCCGAAAGAAAGGTTTGTTATTGAAAGAAGGTATGGATTAAACAATAAAGATCAGATGAAACTTTCTGATATAGCGAAACTATTTAACTCTACTCCTGAAGGCATAAGGTACATTGAAAAGAAAGCATTAAAGAAACTTAAGGTAATGTTGAGTGATGAAATAAGTATTTAG
- the dcd gene encoding dCTP deaminase, with amino-acid sequence MLTSSRIIEEIKNGNIVIDPFDEKYLNPNSYNLRLHNELLELTDEKLDMKKKSNYTRITIPEEGFTLLPGKLYLGRTLEYTITKNFVPMIEGRSSIGRLGISIHATAGFGDIGFEGYWTLEISVIKPVVIYPFVEICQIYYCEVSGKIDRTYKGKYSKSNDIVVSKMYEEF; translated from the coding sequence ATACTTACCTCTAGTAGAATAATTGAAGAAATCAAAAATGGTAACATAGTCATAGACCCCTTTGATGAGAAGTATTTAAACCCCAACTCTTACAACTTAAGACTACACAATGAACTACTTGAACTAACTGATGAAAAACTTGATATGAAAAAGAAATCAAATTACACAAGGATAACGATACCAGAAGAAGGTTTTACTCTTCTACCTGGGAAACTATACTTGGGTAGGACGTTAGAATATACCATCACGAAGAATTTCGTTCCAATGATAGAGGGGAGATCTAGCATAGGTAGGTTAGGAATATCAATACACGCAACAGCAGGATTTGGTGATATAGGGTTTGAAGGTTATTGGACGCTAGAGATTTCTGTGATAAAGCCTGTGGTAATATATCCTTTCGTGGAAATATGCCAAATTTACTACTGTGAAGTAAGTGGAAAGATTGATAGAACCTACAAAGGTAAATACTCAAAGAGTAACGATATAGTTGTAAGCAAGATGTATGAAGAATTCTAA